The sequence ACCCTCACCTACTGCCGCCTAATTGCAGTTGAATTCCAGTTTTGGACAGGGCTAATGCTGGGCTTGGGCTTTGTCTTGTGAAATTTCTAGGCATTGATTTGGGCTGGACATCGCAGCCAAGTGGTTTATGCTGTCTGCACTACCACGATCGCCGACTACACCTGTTAGACCTACAGCGCCTAGCCGCAATTGATGACATTTTGGCATGGGTAGACCATTGGCTGCCTAGTGGCACATCTGGTGGCATTGCCGTGGATGCCCCCACCTTGATCCCTAATGCTACAGGAATGCGGTTGCCTGATCGCCTAACTCACCAGCACTTTGGGCGCTACCATGCTGGGTGCTATCCAGCCAACTTGGGTCGTCCCTTTGCAGAACGAACCGTCAGTTTTGGACTCAGCCTAGAAGCGCGGGGTTTTGATCATGCCCCTACGATCGTGCCCCAGCAACCCACACGATTCCAAATCGAGGTCTTTCCCCATCCTGCTACAGTGAATCTTTTTCGGCTCGATCGCATCCTTAAGTATAAAAAGGGCAAACTCGCTGAACGCCGAGGAGAGCTAGAGCG comes from Cyanobacteriota bacterium and encodes:
- a CDS encoding DUF429 domain-containing protein produces the protein MKFLGIDLGWTSQPSGLCCLHYHDRRLHLLDLQRLAAIDDILAWVDHWLPSGTSGGIAVDAPTLIPNATGMRLPDRLTHQHFGRYHAGCYPANLGRPFAERTVSFGLSLEARGFDHAPTIVPQQPTRFQIEVFPHPATVNLFRLDRILKYKKGKLAERRGELERLRQLIDHHLPQLEPMLHLPSSSTMLPTIPTAGAALKVVEDQLDSLICAYVAAYWWYWGSERCLALGDRDQGY